One genomic region from Paramicrobacterium agarici encodes:
- the tig gene encoding trigger factor, translating to MKTTVEKLNPTRVKLTISVPPEELKPSITSAYSAIAQQISIPGFRKGKVPPAIIDQRIGKGAVIEQAVSEGLDEYYRKAVEEENLKTLGRPEADVAEWPSDKDFSGDLVVTVEVDVRPEFEIPAYDGLKVEVAPAEVTDDDIDTALDELRTRFGTLVSVDRPAKTGDFVQIDLTATINGEEVDSASGVSYEVGSGELLEGMDEAVESLTAGESTTFSSPLLGGEHQGEDAEVAVTVTAVKERELPEADDDFAQIASEFDTIGELRESLVDQVKSQKTFGQGTDARTKAVDLLLDAVEIPVSEKLIEAEVHRHLESEGRLEDDEHRAEVSESSEKTFRTQLLLDAIVEKENVQVSQEELTQYLIQGASQYGMEPGEFIKVLDENGQIPQMVGEVARNKAIAVVLGKAEVVDTAGEPVDLTGFLPPAEDETADEESETADDATAENDEAK from the coding sequence GTGAAGACCACGGTCGAAAAGCTGAACCCGACCCGGGTGAAGCTCACCATCTCGGTTCCTCCCGAGGAGCTCAAGCCCAGCATCACCAGCGCCTACTCGGCGATCGCGCAGCAGATCTCGATCCCTGGCTTCCGCAAGGGTAAGGTTCCGCCCGCGATCATTGACCAGCGCATCGGCAAGGGCGCAGTGATCGAGCAGGCCGTGAGCGAAGGTCTTGACGAGTACTACCGCAAGGCAGTCGAGGAAGAGAACCTCAAGACGCTCGGCCGTCCCGAGGCAGACGTCGCCGAGTGGCCGAGCGACAAGGACTTCTCGGGCGACCTCGTCGTCACGGTTGAGGTAGACGTGCGTCCCGAGTTCGAGATTCCCGCATATGACGGGCTCAAGGTCGAGGTCGCGCCCGCCGAGGTCACCGATGACGACATCGACACGGCGCTCGACGAACTGCGCACGCGGTTCGGGACGCTTGTTTCTGTCGACCGACCGGCGAAGACAGGCGACTTCGTGCAGATCGACTTGACGGCCACGATCAACGGCGAAGAGGTCGACTCTGCCAGCGGCGTCTCGTACGAAGTCGGATCCGGCGAGCTGCTCGAAGGCATGGACGAGGCAGTCGAATCCCTCACCGCGGGGGAGAGCACCACGTTCTCGTCGCCGCTGCTCGGCGGAGAGCACCAGGGCGAGGACGCCGAGGTCGCGGTCACGGTCACCGCTGTGAAGGAACGCGAGCTCCCCGAAGCGGACGACGACTTCGCCCAGATCGCGAGCGAGTTCGACACGATCGGCGAGTTGCGCGAGAGCCTTGTCGACCAGGTCAAGAGCCAGAAGACCTTCGGGCAGGGAACCGATGCTCGCACGAAGGCCGTCGATCTTTTGCTCGACGCCGTCGAGATCCCCGTCTCTGAGAAGCTCATCGAGGCCGAGGTTCACCGCCACCTTGAGAGTGAGGGGCGCCTGGAGGACGACGAGCACCGTGCTGAGGTCAGCGAGTCGAGCGAGAAGACCTTCCGCACCCAGCTGCTTCTTGACGCGATCGTCGAGAAGGAGAACGTGCAGGTGAGCCAGGAAGAGCTCACTCAGTACCTCATCCAGGGTGCGTCGCAGTACGGCATGGAGCCGGGAGAGTTCATCAAGGTTCTCGACGAGAACGGCCAGATTCCGCAGATGGTCGGCGAGGTGGCCCGCAACAAGGCGATCGCCGTCGTGCTGGGCAAAGCAGAGGTCGTCGATACCGCTGGCGAGCCTGTTGATCTGACAGGATTCCTCCCGCCGGCCGAGGACGAGACAGCAGACGAGGAGTCTGAGACAGCAGACGACGCGACTGCCGAGAACGACGAGGCGAAGTAA
- a CDS encoding ATP-dependent Clp protease proteolytic subunit: MAEPLVAQSVFDQLLKDRIIWLGSEVRDENANEICAKILLLAAEDPKRDIYLYINSPGGSITAGMAIYDTMQFVPNDIVTVGIGMAASMGQLLLTSGTKGKRYITPNARVLLHQPHGGFGGTASDVQTQAQLILDMKRRLAEITASQTGKSVEQINADGDRDRWFTAQEALDYGFVDHIRESATDVTGGGGTDSSQK, encoded by the coding sequence ATGGCAGAGCCCCTTGTGGCCCAGAGTGTTTTTGACCAGCTTCTGAAAGACCGCATCATCTGGCTGGGTTCGGAGGTGCGCGATGAGAATGCCAACGAGATCTGCGCGAAGATCCTGCTGCTCGCGGCAGAAGACCCGAAGCGCGATATCTATCTGTACATCAACTCGCCCGGCGGTTCGATCACCGCGGGCATGGCGATCTACGACACGATGCAGTTCGTGCCGAACGACATCGTCACGGTCGGCATCGGCATGGCAGCATCCATGGGCCAGCTGCTGCTGACGAGCGGAACCAAGGGCAAGCGTTACATCACCCCGAACGCTCGCGTGCTTCTGCACCAGCCGCACGGCGGCTTCGGCGGAACGGCGAGCGACGTGCAGACTCAGGCGCAACTGATCCTCGATATGAAGCGGCGTCTTGCAGAGATCACCGCATCGCAGACCGGCAAGAGCGTCGAGCAGATCAACGCCGACGGCGACCGCGACCGGTGGTTCACAGCCCAGGAGGCCCTGGACTACGGCTTCGTCGACCACATTCGCGAATCGGCGACCGACGTCACAGGCGGCGGCGGAACAGACAGCTCTCAGAAGTAG